A window of the uncultured Methanobrevibacter sp. genome harbors these coding sequences:
- a CDS encoding pseudomurein-binding repeat-containing protein, protein MKDNKKDNISWTSFCQAMNSICYWLIQNKKKYKKRDFYQILTLKGSCTDIEKKAKKLGNNKLVAMYVMDLIKDNKSLDFLPNYVTLKDGTQIDKAEYVDMAIRVEAYIRANGRLPAIVYRKSTLPDYNDSTMKLFVKAFNFKGNTIDEALAVIAKIKLYMKYFDSQKTDKKTINDAKAGKGSNCVDWGQVYYRIAKSLGYDVQFVHVKCRVSGTGHIRLRLKHKKHTGGNWINRDPAAVADTTSGNVRSIWCEDGYLIAYDPSWIFTDLYSS, encoded by the coding sequence ATGAAAGATAATAAAAAAGATAATATTAGTTGGACAAGCTTTTGCCAGGCAATGAACTCCATATGTTACTGGCTGATTCAAAATAAAAAGAAATACAAAAAACGTGACTTTTATCAGATACTAACATTGAAAGGCAGTTGCACAGATATAGAAAAGAAAGCCAAAAAATTGGGTAATAATAAACTGGTTGCAATGTATGTGATGGATTTAATCAAAGATAATAAATCTTTGGATTTCCTTCCAAACTATGTAACACTAAAAGACGGAACTCAAATTGACAAGGCAGAATATGTGGACATGGCCATAAGGGTGGAAGCATACATCAGGGCAAACGGAAGACTTCCTGCAATCGTATACAGAAAATCAACATTGCCAGATTACAATGATTCCACAATGAAGCTATTTGTCAAGGCATTCAACTTCAAGGGAAACACCATTGATGAGGCTTTAGCAGTGATAGCTAAAATAAAATTGTACATGAAATACTTTGATTCACAAAAAACAGACAAGAAAACAATCAATGATGCTAAGGCAGGTAAAGGTTCCAACTGTGTGGACTGGGGACAGGTCTATTATCGTATAGCTAAAAGCTTAGGTTATGATGTGCAGTTTGTCCATGTAAAATGCCGAGTTTCAGGAACCGGTCATATCAGATTAAGATTAAAACATAAAAAGCATACTGGAGGAAATTGGATTAACCGTGATCCTGCTGCAGTAGCAGATACGACTTCAGGAAATGTAAGGTCAATCTGGTGTGAGGATGGTTATCTCATAGCATATGATCCATCATGGATTTTCACTGATTTATACAGTAGTTAA